The Rahnella aceris genome contains the following window.
CATTTTGACGATAAGATTGGCGCTTGACCCTAGATATCGCAATCGTCATATTCAAAATATGAATAATTCCTTTACCCTCGCCGCAGCCGGGCGGGGGTTTGTTTTTATTGGGCACCACCGGAGAACAATTGTGAATAAAATCCCCTTGCTGATCATCGCGGCATTATCGGCCACCAGCGGGCTGGCACATGCGGAGACGACATTGCGTTTCGGTGTGGATCCGTCATTTCCACCTTTTGAATCAAAAGCGCCAGATGGCAAGCTGGTCGGTTTTGATATCGATTTAGGTAACGCCATTTGTCAGCAGGCAAAAGTGAAATGTGAGTGGGTCGAAACCGCCTATGACGGCATTATCCCGGCGCTGAATGCTAAAAAGTTTGATGCGGTACTTTCTGCAATGTCCATGACACCAAAACGTAAAACGCAGGTCACTTTCTCCGACATGCTTTACCACGTGCCAAGTGTGCTGATCGCGAAGAAAGGGAGCGGCCTGCAACCCACAGCCGATTCACTGAAAGGAAAAACGGTGGGTGTTGCTCAGGGCACTACGCAGGAAGCCTACGCCCAGGGCGAATGGCAGAAAAAAGGCGTGGATGTGGTTTCCTATCAGAATCAGGATTTCGTGAATCAGGATCTGGCATCAGGTCGCATAGACGTGACGCTGACCAATGCCGCCGCCGCAGAAACGGGCTTCCTGAAAACCCCGGAAGGCACAGGTTATGCCTTCGCCGGGGAGCCATTAAACGACACCCGTTATTTGGGTGAAGGCACGGCCATCGGACTGCGTAAGGATGATCAGGCACATCTGACACTGATCAATAATGCACTGGCAGAAATACACAAAAACGGCACTTATAAGACGCTGGAAAAGAAATACTTCACCTTTGAAGTTTATAACAAAAAATCCTGATTACTTTTCCGTCGCCGCAGGGATCTTGCTCTGCGGCCTTTTTTGAATACCGCTTCCACTTATCAATAGCTGTTACTGAAACAGATAAAAATTTTCTTGCGCGTCTGCGCAACCCTCTGTTCTGCCAGTATCTTTTAATCATCATCGGCCATAAAGTCAGCACAGGTTGAAGCCAGAAACCGGATAAAGATTAAACAACAATAATCTCTGTCGATGTTTGTTGGAGCGCCTGCTGCACATCATCGCTGATAGCGGAGTCAGTAATGATGGTGTCGATTTTTTCCATAGGCAGCACCAGGTTATATCCGCGTCGGCCAAATTTAGTGGAATCAGTCACCACGACAACACGCTGAGCGGCATCAGCCATAATACCGCTGATACTATAGCCTTCATTAAATGTGGTGATCCCTGTGGCCGCGTCGAGGCCATCAGCGCCGACAAACATGAGGTTAGCGACGATGCCCTGCAACGCATATTCCGTGATGTTGCCATGTAGCGAGCGCGTTTTGTGGCGTAGTGTTCCGCCGCAAACGACCAGAGTGATATCCGGGTTTTCTGATAATACAAACGCAGCCGGTAAGTTGTTAGTAATGACAGTGATATCACCCGCTTTCACTAACTCCTCAGCCAGCAGCATGGTCGTGCTGCCACTGTCGAGGATCACGGTATCCCCCGGTTTAACCAACCCCGCGGCGGTCTGAGCAATGCGTTTTTTCGGGTCGCTGGCGTGAAGATAACGCTCTTCCAGAACCATTTCATCCAGTGGTTTTTCGTGACCAGGCGTTTCCTTTGCGATCCACTTTGCCGCCCCTCCGTGAAAACGACTGAGCGCACCTTTTTGTTCCAGCAAACTCAAGTCTGACCGAATTGTCACCTCTGAAACTTCGAAAGCAGTCGAAAGGTCAGTGACCAGAACACTGCCATTTTCATTCACTAAATCAATGATTTTATTGCGACGTTCATAAGTATTCATTATGAGTAATCCGAAAGGTCATATTCCTCACAGTGTAAACAAAAGGCACCTTAATGAGGAGTAAAAATTCCCTGCGCTGTGAAGCATAGCAACTCCGCATGTGCCTTTGCTGCATTCTCAGACGTTATCTTTTCAATCCCCGAGACGCCCCTAAAACGAAAGAAAACGAATGCAATAAACTTACGAAACATTTCGATCGCCATCACATAATGCAGAAAACGCTATTGTTTGCCTTTCGGAAAGGTATGATCCTCTTCGGAAATAAACGGAGGCATAAAATGAAAGACATTATTGCTAAACACAAGACAGGCGAAAGGATCGGGATCTGCTCAGTATGCTCTGCGCACCCGCTGGTGATTGAAGCTGCATTACGGGAAGACTTACACACTGGCCGAAAAGTGCTCATCGAGGCAACCTCCAACCAGGTAAATCAGTTTGGCGGCTATACCGGCATGCTGCCAATTGATTTTCGGGATTTCGTTCTCGCCATTGCCGAGAAAATCGGATTTCCATTACAACGTCTGATCTTAGGGGGCGATCATCTGGGGCCAAACTGCTGGCAGCACGAAAACGCCGAAACAGCGATGGCAAAAGCACAAGAGCTTATCGCGCGTTATGTCGAAGCCGGATTCAGCAAAATTCATCTGGATGCATCCATGTCCTGTGCAGACGATCCTGTTCCTCTGGATCCTTTCGTCGTGGCTCAGCGCGCGGCGCGTTTATGTCAGGTCGCAGAAGAAGTGGCAACTGCACAGCAGAAAGCGTTGCTGACCTATGTGATCGGTACTGAAGTTCCGGTTCCAGGCGGTGAGTCATCGGCGATTCAGCACGTTCATGTCACTGAAGCCAAAGATGCAAAAGCGACTCTGGATATGCACCATCAGGCATTTCGTGAACTCGGGCTCAATGATGCCATAGATCGGATCGTCGCCATCGTGGTTCAGCCCGGCGTTGAATTCGATCACAGCCGCGTGATTCACTATCAGTCTGATCTTGCTCAGGATCTGTCAGCTTATATTGCGACTACACCACTGGTTTATGAGGCACATTCCACCGATTACCAGACCCGGGATTCCTACCGCAACCTGGTGAAAGATCACTTCGCTATCCTGAAAGTGGGTCCCGCGCTGACTTTCGCTTTGCGGGAAGCCGTCTTTGCCCTGGCCAACATTGAACAGGTATTGATTGCGCCAGAATGCCGCAGCCAGATCCTCACGGTCATTGATGGCGTCATGCTGGATGAACCCGGTTACTGGAAAAAGTATTACAACCCAACATTCAGCCTTTCGCTTATCGATCTGCATTTCAGCTTATCCGATCGAATTCGCTACTACTGGCCTCATACACGCATCAACCGGGCGATGGACGTTTTAATGGCCAACCTGCGTTCAACAGATATCCCGCTTGGTCTGCTGAGCCAATATCTTCCTGCTCAGTTTGAACGGGTGATGAACGGCGAACTCGCCAGCGATCCGCATGAACTTATCA
Protein-coding sequences here:
- a CDS encoding ABC transporter substrate-binding protein; translation: MNKIPLLIIAALSATSGLAHAETTLRFGVDPSFPPFESKAPDGKLVGFDIDLGNAICQQAKVKCEWVETAYDGIIPALNAKKFDAVLSAMSMTPKRKTQVTFSDMLYHVPSVLIAKKGSGLQPTADSLKGKTVGVAQGTTQEAYAQGEWQKKGVDVVSYQNQDFVNQDLASGRIDVTLTNAAAAETGFLKTPEGTGYAFAGEPLNDTRYLGEGTAIGLRKDDQAHLTLINNALAEIHKNGTYKTLEKKYFTFEVYNKKS
- a CDS encoding DeoR/GlpR family DNA-binding transcription regulator, whose product is MNTYERRNKIIDLVNENGSVLVTDLSTAFEVSEVTIRSDLSLLEQKGALSRFHGGAAKWIAKETPGHEKPLDEMVLEERYLHASDPKKRIAQTAAGLVKPGDTVILDSGSTTMLLAEELVKAGDITVITNNLPAAFVLSENPDITLVVCGGTLRHKTRSLHGNITEYALQGIVANLMFVGADGLDAATGITTFNEGYSISGIMADAAQRVVVVTDSTKFGRRGYNLVLPMEKIDTIITDSAISDDVQQALQQTSTEIIVV
- the gatZ gene encoding tagatose-bisphosphate aldolase subunit GatZ → MKDIIAKHKTGERIGICSVCSAHPLVIEAALREDLHTGRKVLIEATSNQVNQFGGYTGMLPIDFRDFVLAIAEKIGFPLQRLILGGDHLGPNCWQHENAETAMAKAQELIARYVEAGFSKIHLDASMSCADDPVPLDPFVVAQRAARLCQVAEEVATAQQKALLTYVIGTEVPVPGGESSAIQHVHVTEAKDAKATLDMHHQAFRELGLNDAIDRIVAIVVQPGVEFDHSRVIHYQSDLAQDLSAYIATTPLVYEAHSTDYQTRDSYRNLVKDHFAILKVGPALTFALREAVFALANIEQVLIAPECRSQILTVIDGVMLDEPGYWKKYYNPTFSLSLIDLHFSLSDRIRYYWPHTRINRAMDVLMANLRSTDIPLGLLSQYLPAQFERVMNGELASDPHELIIDKIQDVLRAYHFGCTPLQTTCEGACHA